Proteins encoded together in one Streptomyces asoensis window:
- a CDS encoding protein kinase domain-containing protein: MPLHKDDPRTLGGYRIVDRIGSGGMGVVYLGRSRSGREAAVKVVHAQYAEDKVFRARFRQEIEAVRRVSGAFTAPVVDADPEAVRPWMATQYVPGPALSARIRGTGPLKGAELRRLALGLVEALRDIHRAGVVHRDLKPANVLMAEDGPRVIDFGISRAAENQNLTETGHMIGTPPFMSPEQFKDARSVGPASDVFSLGALVVFAATGRGPFDADSPYLTAWRVMNEEPAVDAVAEPLRAVLTRCLAKDPDDRPGLDELAEDLARVLPEPAAGEETVTLRLPPPSVSEEPGPPAAPSRPGRRLRPRRGQVLAGVAGLLAVALTGYFLLDPFARSETSGDSGSSGAEASMWEPLPAGWKPWRTSVYGTAASGVKKPLGGGPSGSSGTSLSCAMGEGALYCGGNGTLPVRVDGATGRLAWRAHSLPSGVAQEAYSSQVLGVHGGVLLVSQTVINGSGDDETTTALALDTATGKPLWSRTMDSTSSVDSAVLGDLLMAPDGNRVTARPLSGDGSARWTATLPAGNGYACRFHRVAGLPYAGCTDAANPGETTRNVLVALDPADGSTRKVKLPDEDLVPVGALGPDLVFLTYAEPDSGISGESSYGEVVLIDPATGAARSKKLPGDPRGEPALVGGALCFASSAGQLTAHSPTTGARLWQTSTTLQQPGTPVAEGRGQVVFAASASGRVAALDTGTGALLWESPARAGQVVAAGYATARVFLDQGALVVLSPDGTVFTLDPDQPDQEPVPG; the protein is encoded by the coding sequence TTGCCGCTGCACAAGGACGACCCGAGGACGCTCGGCGGCTACCGGATCGTGGACCGGATCGGATCCGGCGGCATGGGCGTCGTCTACCTGGGCCGGTCCCGGTCCGGGCGGGAGGCCGCCGTCAAGGTCGTGCACGCCCAGTACGCCGAGGACAAGGTCTTCCGGGCCCGCTTCCGGCAGGAGATCGAGGCCGTCCGCAGGGTGAGCGGGGCGTTCACCGCCCCGGTCGTGGACGCCGACCCGGAGGCGGTCCGGCCCTGGATGGCCACCCAGTACGTGCCGGGCCCCGCGCTCTCCGCCCGTATCCGCGGCACCGGCCCGCTGAAGGGGGCGGAGCTGCGCCGGCTCGCCCTGGGGCTCGTGGAGGCACTGCGGGACATCCACCGGGCCGGGGTCGTGCACCGCGACCTGAAGCCCGCCAACGTCCTGATGGCCGAGGACGGCCCCCGCGTCATCGACTTCGGCATCTCCCGCGCCGCCGAGAACCAGAACCTCACCGAGACCGGGCACATGATCGGCACCCCGCCCTTCATGTCCCCCGAGCAGTTCAAGGACGCCCGCTCGGTCGGCCCCGCCTCGGACGTCTTCTCCCTCGGCGCGCTGGTGGTGTTCGCCGCGACCGGCCGTGGTCCCTTCGACGCCGACAGCCCCTATCTGACGGCGTGGCGGGTGATGAACGAGGAGCCCGCGGTGGACGCGGTCGCCGAACCGCTGCGCGCGGTCCTGACCCGCTGCCTGGCCAAGGACCCCGACGACCGGCCCGGACTCGACGAACTCGCCGAGGATCTCGCGCGGGTGCTGCCCGAACCCGCGGCGGGCGAGGAGACGGTGACGCTGCGGCTGCCGCCCCCGTCCGTGAGCGAGGAACCCGGGCCGCCGGCCGCCCCGTCCCGCCCGGGCCGCCGGCTCCGCCCGCGCCGGGGACAGGTCCTGGCCGGGGTGGCGGGCCTGCTGGCCGTGGCGCTCACCGGCTACTTCCTCCTCGACCCGTTCGCGAGGAGCGAGACGTCGGGCGACTCCGGCAGCAGCGGCGCCGAGGCCTCGATGTGGGAACCGCTGCCGGCCGGCTGGAAGCCCTGGCGGACCTCGGTGTACGGGACCGCCGCGAGCGGGGTGAAGAAGCCCCTGGGCGGCGGGCCGTCGGGGTCCAGCGGCACCTCCCTGTCCTGCGCCATGGGCGAGGGCGCCCTGTACTGCGGCGGCAACGGCACCCTCCCGGTCCGGGTCGACGGCGCGACGGGCCGGCTCGCGTGGCGGGCCCACTCCCTGCCCTCCGGGGTGGCGCAGGAGGCGTACAGCAGCCAGGTCCTGGGGGTGCACGGCGGTGTGCTGCTGGTCTCCCAGACGGTCATCAACGGCTCGGGCGACGACGAGACCACGACGGCCCTCGCCCTGGACACCGCCACCGGGAAGCCGCTGTGGTCGCGCACGATGGACTCGACGAGCAGCGTCGACTCCGCCGTGCTCGGCGATCTGCTGATGGCCCCGGACGGCAACCGGGTGACCGCCCGCCCGCTGAGCGGCGACGGCTCCGCGCGCTGGACGGCGACCCTGCCGGCCGGGAACGGTTACGCCTGCCGGTTCCACCGGGTCGCCGGGCTCCCGTACGCCGGCTGCACCGACGCGGCCAACCCGGGGGAGACCACCCGTAACGTGCTGGTCGCGCTCGATCCGGCCGACGGCTCCACCCGGAAGGTGAAGCTTCCCGACGAGGACCTCGTCCCGGTCGGTGCCCTCGGCCCGGACCTCGTCTTCCTCACGTACGCCGAGCCCGACTCGGGCATCTCCGGGGAGTCGTCGTACGGCGAGGTGGTGCTGATCGACCCGGCGACCGGCGCCGCCCGCAGCAAGAAGCTGCCGGGCGACCCGCGGGGCGAACCGGCGCTGGTGGGCGGCGCGCTCTGCTTCGCCTCGTCCGCCGGGCAGCTGACCGCCCACTCGCCCACGACCGGCGCACGGCTGTGGCAGACCTCGACGACCCTCCAGCAGCCCGGCACGCCCGTCGCCGAAGGGCGGGGACAGGTGGTGTTCGCGGCCAGTGCCTCCGGACGGGTCGCCGCCCTCGACACCGGTACGGGCGCCCTGCTGTGGGAGTCCCCCGCGCGGGCCGGACAGGTCGTCGCGGCCGGATACGCCACGGCGCGCGTGTTCCTCGACCAGGGCGCCCTGGTGGTGCTCAGCCCCGACGGGACCGTCTTCACGCTGGACCCGGATCAACCCGACCAGGAACCGGTGCCGGGATGA